The Stigmatella aurantiaca DW4/3-1 genome contains the following window.
GGCTGTTGGGGGATGGGGAGCGAAAGAGTGTGGAACCCATTGCAGCGCGCGCACGTCCGGACCCCAAGAGGGTGGACGCTGTGCAGCAGAGGTTGTTGCACTTCGCGGTGGACTCGAAATGGAGCGACCGAGACGTCAGACGGGTGGCGGCCCAGTACGCGTTGGAGGCCATGACGAAGCGAGAGCCGATGGAAGCCTGGATTGTGGATGACACGGGCTTCCTCAAGCAGGGCAAGCACTCGGTGGGAGTGCAGCGGCAGTACACGGGTTCTGCGGGCGTAACCGTTCACCGGACTGGGCTGTCTGAGGGGGGAGCAGGGGCGAACAGAGGGGAGAGGAACCTATCGACAGGGGAGGAGGAGGAATTTACTACCTGAGAGGTGAGCCCGGAAGATGCCAAAGATGTCCGAATCGCGGAGCTGGAAGCGAAGCTGGCGGAGAGGGACGAACGCATTGGGCAGCTGATGGCGCTGGTGGGTGCACTCACCCAGCGGATGGTGGAGCTGGAGCAGAAGCTGGCCCAGAACTCCAGCAACTCCTCGCGCCCTCCCTCGTCTGATGCGCCTGGCAGCGCGCGCCCTGGGAAGAAGCCCACCGACCTTCTGCAGACGAATGTCTCTGCATGCGCTTTGCCGAAGCGGCGACCCTTGGCCATGGGAGTTCAAGCGTGGAAAAAAGGTCTGGCGCGGTCCCGTTCACGGCCCCGTCACGACCAAGACTTCGAGCTGATGCGATCTCTCGCGATCTCGCGGCCGGGCGCTGCTGTCGATCCTGACCAACTATGTGCCGAACGTCGGCCTGGTCATCGGTCTCGTAACCCATGCGGTGCTGGCCCTATTGGTCAGTAGTCCGCGGGAAGCTATCCTGGTCGTCATGACCTACCTCGTGATCAAGACGATTTTCCAAGCCATCATCCAGCCGAAGGTCGTCGGCGACGCCGTCGATCTGTCCCCCACGCTCACCTTCGTCGGCGTCATCTCCTGGGGAGGGCTGCTGGGTGCGCTCGGCGCGCTGCTCGCCGTCCCGCTGACCCTCCTGGAGAAAGCGCTGCTGATCGACAGCGATCCAGCCGCCGGGTGGCTGGTGCCTCTGCTGTCCGGTTCCGGCGGGCGGAAGAACTCGGGAGAGTACTCATGACGACCCCAACCGGCCTAACAGACGTTGCGCTGGAGCGCCTGCGGGAAGCGATCGACTCGCACGACCCGCAGCGAGTAGCCGACTGCTTCACCTCGGACTACCGGAGTGAGGTCCCTCTTCACCCCGATCGCAGCTTCGTCGGGAACGATCATGTGCTTCGGAACTGGACGGCGATGTTCGCGCGGGTTCCGGACATCACCGCGCGTATCCTGCGCTCTGCGACCGGTGACGACGGCACCATCTGGAGCGAATGGGAGATGAGCGGGACCGGCCCGGGCGGTGCAGCGGCCGCGTTCGCTGGACCGGTGATCGTCACCGTGCGCGATGGAAGGATCGATTGGGCGCGCTTCTACCTCGACGCCGTTGAGTCCTGAGCACTGCGCGGCAGGACGCCGATTTCGGCTCTTCCGTCGCGCCGCGGCTGTGACAGCGTGGTTCCCCACCACCGCCGGAAGCAGCGGCTCAGCACGGCCGGCTCGGCCAAGCCCAGTCGCGTGCTGATCCCGGCAGCAACTCGTTTCGGACGAAACGCTCGATCGACTCACCGAGCGGGACCCCGCACTCAAGGCGGCGCTGACATCGCTCCGGGAGCGCACCAGTCCCCCCGAGACTCTCTCTCGCAGGGCACTCCGCGAGCACATCGACGAACTGCTCGACGCGTTCTCCTGAACACGGGCTGCGTCTATTTAAGGAGTAGCGCAAAGCCCATGGGAATGCGTCTCCAATACGCTTGCACGCTCCCGTGGACGAAGAGCGCTGCCCACCATACAGCCAGATGGAGTGAGGCGGCGAGCGACGCGCCCCCCAACTCCTTGGCAATCCTTCGCATGATACGAAACGGCATCACCATGTGGATAATGGGCACGAACAAACGGGAGAGAGGACCCAGCGGCTCGTCGTGCGCATCGCTCGCCCGTCATGACGCGCGTTTTGACGCAGCCTTGACGCACGTATGACGCCGCGACCGAATTTTGGGTAGGCACAGGCACCCGTGACGCAGCAACCGAGTTAGGGGCAGGCATACCCCTTCGATCACGTCAACTGTGCCCTGGGTCAATTACGCCAGCACCTTCGTCACAGACATTCGAAGGCTGGGGTTACAACGGTACATTGAGCGAGACGGCGTCCCGACCGGAGATCCAGTCGCGCAAGTACTTGTTAAGCTCGCCGTAGAACGACACCGACACCAGTTCGGCCACGGAAAACAATTGGACGAGCAGCGCTTCCACATTTCTGTTGTGCGTTTCGGCCGCATCGGCGTCGACGTACTCCTCGACTATCGAGTAGTGCCCCGGCCGCTGTGTGACAAACCACTGATAACGCAACGTTCCTGGTTCGTCTGCGGCGGCGGAAGCCAACGCCCGGGCGAGCCGAATGAACTCCGATTCATTGTCTGGTCGCTGCACTCGAAACTCACACTGCACCATGAGAGTCATCCGATGATGATACGGCAGAATGCACACTGGAGTTGCTTCAAGGTGTACTCCACATGCGGCCATATCCAAGGAGTCAGTTCCGTGGGGCTGGATGTGATTCCTGAGGAGGTGGCTCCATCGCCCCACCGCCAGGCTGTGCGGTGAGGGGGCGAACGTGGACGCTCTGAGCGCAGTCTCGACGCTCTGCGAGGTTCTCTGGTGCCGAAAGCGGATGGGACGGAGCTTCGCGAGTCTGAGGGCTATCGGTGAAGAGACGGAGGGCGGCTCCGCAAAGATCAAGGGCGTGCCGCGGCCAATCTCACCCTGGGTATGAGTTGGAGCGTCGCATGCCGACCTTGTGGCGCGCTCGCCGGGAACCGCAAACTCAGTAAGAGACGAATCCAGAAAGCAGGGAGACGCGTTCCCAGCAACCTTAGAGCGGAAAGAACAGTTTTCCAGGGGATTGCTGTTAACGCCGCCCCGATGGTTAACAGCTCCTGTTAACCTCTCTCTCCCCCAAACGCGCGAAAGAGCGCTCCAGAGAGCCCAATCGACGGCCGAGAAGAGGGGGTGTCGCACTCTGCGGGGTAGAGAGCCGAGAGCGCCCTCTTCAGCACCGCGAGCCAAAAGCCCTTGGGATTCAGCGGCTTAAGCACGAAGGCCCCGCGATATTCATCGCGAGGCCCGTGTTAAACAAAAAGGCCCTGCCGGTTAGCAGGGCCTTTCATTCAGCTCCCCGAACGAAGCCCTGCGCGAACTCGTTCTCGGTTTTTCTCTGAGGGGACTCAAACTCTCTGAGAGCCGAAAGCCGAGTGATATCCAGTGGTTTCAAAGAAGGGGCTGGGGCCCCATTCAATCGGGGACCGATTGAATGTGTGCAAACGACAGGGTGGGGGCCTCCCGTTCATGGTTCTGCTCCTCTCGGCGCTGGCTTCACAAGGAGTGCGTGGTGGTGGCACGCGTGGGCGTGCGGGCGACGCGCTGAGGTGGGTGAGCGTCGCATGCTTCGAGGCGTGCGTAGGTGCAGGGACGAAGCTCTGTCCAGGCGGCTTCGTGGCCTATGGCGGCCGGTCTGGCCCGCGTCCACGGTCGCTGCGGGTGGCCGTTGGGCCAGCCGCACCGGGCTGCCGGGCGGCTTGGCTCCGTCCGCTACTGTCGTGTCCACTGCCACCGGACGAAGGGGCTTGGCGTAGAATCCCAGGCCATGGGCCTCCTCACCTTCGGTCTCAATGTGACTTTGGACGGGTGCATCGATCACACCCAAGGAATCGCGGACGACGAGCTGCACGACTATTGGAGGCTGCTCATGGAGCAGAGCGGGGCGATGCTCTTCGGGCGCAACACCTACGAGCTGATGG
Protein-coding sequences here:
- a CDS encoding nuclear transport factor 2 family protein yields the protein MTTPTGLTDVALERLREAIDSHDPQRVADCFTSDYRSEVPLHPDRSFVGNDHVLRNWTAMFARVPDITARILRSATGDDGTIWSEWEMSGTGPGGAAAAFAGPVIVTVRDGRIDWARFYLDAVES
- a CDS encoding putative quinol monooxygenase, which encodes MVQCEFRVQRPDNESEFIRLARALASAAADEPGTLRYQWFVTQRPGHYSIVEEYVDADAAETHNRNVEALLVQLFSVAELVSVSFYGELNKYLRDWISGRDAVSLNVPL
- a CDS encoding AI-2E family transporter, translating into MLTNYVPNVGLVIGLVTHAVLALLVSSPREAILVVMTYLVIKTIFQAIIQPKVVGDAVDLSPTLTFVGVISWGGLLGALGALLAVPLTLLEKALLIDSDPAAGWLVPLLSGSGGRKNSGEYS